The genomic stretch GAGTTTCTTCATGCACAATTtagtttcaaaaaaattttactttcagtaacaatataatttatttttgaaagtaaatTAATCCACCTTTCTTTAATTATGTGATGGTTCTggcaaagagaagcagcaggtaCAGTTGgtgaagtattttcatttgaGCTGAATTTCACACAGTTCCATGCAGGTACAGTGCCAGAAACTTCTTGAATGTGTCTGGCTGAAAGCCATATATTCCAGTGggcttctgcagagaaaaagacatGGATGCTCAGTTTGCAGTGAAGTGATTAATGTAGACAAACAACGGCTTTCAATACGCCTGAATAAGACTTCAGATGTGGTAGCTTCCAAATTGTGCTCTCCCTCCCCAGATGGGTTTGCGTGTGGGTACTTCCACTGGTATACATCTCAAACAGCACAAACCCTTTGCCCATCGAACTGAGACGCCCTCCCAGCGTAGCCAGGGCTGACAGCACTGTGCTCTATTTACTCTACAGCAAAGCTGACAGTTGCATGTAAGCACTTCCTTCATCAGAGCACAAGTTGATTTTAAACAAGCATATTACGAGATGGTAGATTACAGATGGGGATATCTTTATGTAGGAGTTCATATTAAGCTTGGCATGTGGCTCACACGCTATGCGGTACATCAGCACCACAAATACTCCGCCAGTAACACCTGCTTAAGTAAGAATGAGGCCAGTGCCTGTATCAGGTCCCTTCAGCTGGTTTAAAACTCACACTGCAGCTCTATGCCAGCTCCCAAACCTCTAGCAGAGGTGAAAGGGTAGGATTTCCAGGACCATTTCTCAAGTTTTCTTACCGTAACAACTCTCTTCTTGACTTCTGGAATACACTGGGCTTTTTCATACAGATTCTGATCAGAGTCAATCCAGACTAGATTTTTTATGCCATCGCTAGAGACAAGGTCTGTTGTATTTAACTGGAACACCATGAACTGGAAGAGCTGGCCATCTGTGCCAACGCTTTGCACCACTACTGGCTGCTCCAAAACCTTGGGATCATTCTAGGAAACAAGAGGCGGGAGGGAAAGAATGCTTAAAAAGCCAGTTACCACAGAAATTGAATGAGTACTTGCTGATTCTGCATCTTCTACTTGGTTTAAAGCCaagattttaataaatgtattgTTACCTTGCCCAGAAAATTACTGTAGTCAAACAAGTTTTGAATgtagattttgtattttaattaaaattcctCCTTCAGCCAGCAATGAAGTATCAATTTACATACTGAGCTGTGGGATGGGTTAGTTTTACAGTTGAACCTACTGCCTGGTTCCTACCCATTACCACTCTAATGCATGTTACATCACAAACACGCTCACTGCCGAGCGATCTTTTTCTGGATTAGCAGAACCATACTTGGAAGGTTAGAGTTAGACCTCTGGAATGGGAAGCTCAGATTTGAAAACTACTGTAACACGCCACAGCAAGGGAATGTCACGACTCTTTCCACTAGCTGCAGCTTTACAGAAAGAACAAAGGCCCAGCGAGTCAGCAGCAGTCTCCAATACATACCCCGTACAGCACCTTCGCCTTTGCCAGCGCATTGCCAAAAGCAAACATCAGCATTTTAGCACGAAGTTGTTCTGGTCTGAACCTGTTAGGACGAATGTTGGCTGATTCCAGGAAGAACACAGTGTGAGGATGGGAGTATGGATAACCATCTCTAAAACCTAAATGGCAGATAATCATGTCAGAAATCGCTCAGGAAGAGACTACACAGCCAACATTTTCTCCCCTATCTTCAGGAACTGTTAATTCGCTGGGCTTTAAGTTCTCTGCAGTCCTGCTTCAGATACAATATACTCGCTGCAGGTCTGGAGCGCTTGCACTGCACACCCTGTGCCCAGCTACTGTGTCCCCTCATTCCCATCCAGCCCCTACCCACAGCTGTCTCGCAGAAGGGCAAGGACTCCAGGTTAACCCGAACACTTAGTCTGACAGAAAATTATTATCAATGGCTAGATTTACCTGTATCGTTGAGCTCTCTGTACACATTCGCTTCCTGAAGATCAATTGTAGGAGAGATGGGATAGAAGGTCTCCAGAacatgttcttcagtggccagTATCTCCTCCTTGGAGGCTACTGGTGGTATTGGGGCCATAGAGTTCATAAGTATTCCATTCAGGCCACGGACCTGAAGGAGAATGGATTCTGGGGAGGAAAATTAGGCTACATTCAAACATTGCCAAAATAACATTAAGGAAGGACGTACGTTTCCTTTTGGGACGCAGCATTCTAGCAAGTCATTGTTCTGCAAGGCTCATTCTCTCCCCCTCAGCTCTAAACTAAACTTACATAGTAGCTTAGCTGTAGGTTCTTCTAAAACACCAACGTTAATTACCGGTGTTAATTTCTTAACTAAACATATGTAGAAAAATAACAGTACAGATTTTggacacaaaaaaataaacaatcagTTCTAAGACACTGGTTCTCTTCTCCTACCATCCTGTTGAGATTGCCTAACACCCTAATAATCTCAGGGCAAGTACCCTGCCATCTTCCAAAGCTGCCCATCCTTACAGCactatttaaaactgaaagaattACTTGGTTccagaaattttcattttctccaagTCCTCAGCCTTAAAGCTAGCGGCTTTGTTACCCCCCCCTTAAGTTACTGAAAAGAGCTAAATGCTTCCACCACAGCAGCAACTAACCTCTTTCCCACGTAGCTGATATCTTGTAGTTTCTAGACAACATTCTTTTAGTCAGAGAAGGATACTTCATAGACATTAACCGACATAGATGTATCAAGTCTTCAAACAGTACAGGGCTttagaatgaggaaaaaagttacataaAAAATGTGATCATAATGGCGGGCAGATGCTTCTGGGACATGTATGCTGTAACACTACTGTATATAAAACATATAATAGTATACCATTTCCAAACAGCtaaaacagatttcagattAATATCCCACACACCAGTCTGGTTCCAAGTTGGCAGAGGTAATGCTTATcattagttatttaaaaaatttacaTTGTGCATCAGCTAGATCTCAAGTTGAAACACAGGCCTTAGCCTGAAAGAAGCTTTAGTGTAGAGTATGTGTTTACATTGGTACTACTATCAATATCCAGAATTGGGGGGGGTTTTGcttgttgctgtttgttttacaaGTTGACAACCTGATACAAAGGGTCTAACAGTTTTGCACCGCGAGTAAATCTCTCAACAGTAGATCTATATAtgaattttctttgcagtgttAAAAACTCTGGTTCTTAAGTTACCTGCTTGATGACTGGCTTATGCTAAAGCCATAACCGTGCAGCAGATTTTCCCTATGACAGAGAACTTACCAATAATGTTCTCTCCTGGGAGCAACTTCTGTCGTGTCCCAGAGCCGTGCGTGTGAGATCGCACGCTTTACCCTCTCCTCATGGTCCTCGAGCTGGTGAGCCGGGTTGTCGATGATGCCGAGCACCGACGGGGGTAAGCCTTCCACCAGCTTCGTCTTGGTGAGCCACTGCGCTTGCCGAACCCcttgaaacaaaacccaagaaaatacGCATTACCGAGGCCGCCGAGCAGGCTGGCAGCGCAGTTAGTTCATGAGGCAGGGCGGGCTCTTCACCGCCTGTGTTTTTATACACTACGTGAGGAGAAACCTTGGCTGGCGGTGAAGGGTAAGTGCTTGAACACGCTGCGCGGcccggggcagcgctggggggacggagggggcggcccgggccgAGGAGGCCCGAAGGAAGGGGCGCCGGGCCGGTACCTTCCAGCATGCGGACGCCCTGGTGGCAGATGTAGCAGCCGCGCTCCTTGTAGAGCGGCATCTCCTCGTAGCGCGGCCCCGGCGAGTGCCAGGGGTCGTGCCAACCGCGGTCCCAGGGCGGGAAGCGCggccgggccaggccgggcACGAAGTGCTGCCGCCCGGCGTACGTGATGGTGTCCAGCTCCACCTGCTCCCGCACCGGCCGCCGCTCCACCACCCGGGCCAGCTCCTCCGGCGGCGGCCCGCGGGTGGTCCAGGGCGTGCGCGGCAGCGGCCCGCGGTGACGAGGCGGCGCCCCGCGGGTGAGGATGCCGCGGGTGAGGatgccgcggccccgcgccgccgcccccgcccgcctcagcgccgccggccccgccgccgccgccatcctcccgccgccgcctcaacgcccgcccgccgccatcttggcgcGCGCGCGGCAcggcgggagcgcggcgggcgggcttacggcccccccccttcctccccggGTGActgacggcggcggcggccaatGGCGGACAGGCGCCCCGCGGTAAGGGAGGGTCGGCAAAGTGCCtggcggcggctgcgggccgggctgggggatGACGGGCAGGTGCCGTGTTGGTAAGTCAGGAGGCGGGCGGGGGAAGGCGCCTCCTTTCTTGTGTGCGTGGGGGCAGTTGGGAGGCCGGCCCTTGGCGGGCTGGGGGCACGGGTGggggccgccggggctgcggaccggctctgcggggccgggcccgctcTGCCTGCGGGGCAGCGTGCCCAAGCCCCTGGGCAGGCTCCGTAAGCGGTCGAAACTCTGTGAACGTGGGCGACCCCGCGGCCTGGTCGGGGTCGCCCTCCTCACAGCCCTCGGAGGAGCTGCGGGTGCTCAGGGCCCCTGgccccgctcagggggcgttgAACCGTCGGCCGCTGTGGAGCGCGGGACCGCTTGCCTCTTGgttccctcttctcccccccgTAACATTAGAATAAGTGTATTTGTGTTGCAGGGGTGAAGGTTAGCTAATTAATTCACCTTGAAAGTGAAGCTGCTCTAAGTGCTAAGTGTTCTCTTCCTCAGCCTCGTCACCCGTGGCTTTATAATTTCCTCTGAACCtccttttgtttaaatgatATAGGTACAAATGCATTGGGAACAGTGTTAAGCCAACCGCTGTATAAAAATAGCAGAGTCCCTGAGAGGTCTGTAtcatgattttgttttcaggagCGTTTGGTTTGAGTACCACTCTGTGTGAAGCAAGGGTAGTGCTAAGGGATAAAAATCACGCTGCCTGTGCTTCTTGCCCTTTCCTACATGCCTGCATTTAAAGCCAGAGTCAAATCTGCTCATAACCAGTGTTTGTTTGCCTGTGACTTTACCACGTTTGCCTCTAGACTCTTGGCTCAACCCCATTTTCAGCTCTCTGCCCTCGCCCTGTTTTAAAGCAGCGCTCCGGCAGGCCATGTCTTGGCAGCTGGGGCTCGTTATCTGTTCTCATGGACTGAGCTGCAGATTTTTAAGGTGTTTCTGCTCCAGGTGACCAGGCTGCTCTTTTGTTGGAAATCACTGTGTCAGAACAAGCAGCAAAgtgtgcctgctgctggaggtAGCTTTGGCtaggcagccaggctgggaagcagagcctgaggctgggctggggtctgCCGTGCAGCTCTGGGCTGGTGGCTGCTATGTCTGGCATTCCTGCACCGGTCAAGGGAGAGGCAGCAAGCACTTGAATGAAAATGGAGCATTGCAAGTGCCAGATCAGCTCGCAGGTTTTCGGTTTTCTCAGTCCCCTGAGATACACATGCAAGATGCTTGAGATTTCTCAGTCCTTCTCCAAATAATGCTTGGCTGCTGAGCACTTGCCACTCTTTGTCGTGCTGTTTTAGATGCGGGGCTTGTGTTTTGCAGACAATGAGTGGAAATGAGGACGACTGGTTGGCGCTCAAACCCCAGGAACCTTCTCCATCCCAGTGCTGTGGCAGCGGCTGCAAACCCTGCATCTATGATGTGTACGAGAAGGAGCTTGCACAATGGGAGAGggccaaagcaaagcaagacaaaagCCTCCTcaaggaaaagaagcagcaggtcAATTTATCTTCGTCACATCCTAGAGCCAGTGCTTTGATCGTACTTGTTAGTGTGTGGGGTTGTGGTGATGGGCGAGGGATGCAGCAATAGATGAAAGTGATGTCTTAAGAGAAGGCTGTAAACGCAAATCCCCAAACTCTGCCTTCACAGCCCAGCCACCCTCCCCCTTGCCCGCTCTCTCCATGCTGTAATGTGATTTTCCAAGTGTCGAGTTCGCCCTGGTGTCGCATTACAGCCCTGGGTCTGCAGCCTCTCCTTGCTGGGGTACCCCAGCCAGCCGGAGCCAGCCTCTCTGGAAAGTGAGAATGGGTGAAAGGTACAAAGATTCACAATTTTATCTGACAGTTTCCTCGGAGAAGCTCTGTTTTCCTGacctttttcatcttttcctgatttttagaCTCATACTTTGAGGATGAAGAAAACTGCATTGTGTGTGGTGGAGTAGTTGTCTTCAGAGCATAATCTTAAGCTCGTCAGTGCCCTTTTACATCAGATTAACTATGCTGGGTCAAGCAAAAATGATCAGCGTTGAAACAGCTAACAATATTTCCTATTTGCAGTGGTCATCAGTAGGTTTCAAAGTTGCCCCCAAAGCAGGGCTCAGCTCTTTTAGCagtattatttctgtttgtttccagaCATGAGAAAATGATTGCATTGTGAGTCATAATAGGATGACCTTGCTGTAAGgtgtaaaaatgtaatttaggaagggggggggggggcgggggggatatGTGAGATCCCAAAGTACATGCTGCAGAACATGATAATGAATCAGCAGAGTGCTGAAATTTGGGGTGGGCCCCAGCATTTAATACGTGTTCTTCTGGAGTCCTGAGTATCTCCAGCACTAAGTTATCACACACATTTGCttccaaagagaaataaaataataaaagacgCCACCTAACCAAGtaattatttattgttattcTTGCAGAGCAATAATTCAGAACTGAATCCAGATACATTTACTGCATTCAACATAAGCTCGGTGGAGCAGCTAACAGAGGACACCTACCAGTACAAATTTGAATTACCAGGAAATAGCAGTCTGCGATTGAGTTTAGGACAACATATCGTGTTAAGGTATTGTTCTCTGTGCTAGTTAAACAGTCTGCATTATGTAACGTAATATGTAGGGTTTTGTCAATAGACAAAGGCTTCATACCAGGCAAATCATAATTTCTATACCTCCACAGTGACACAGATGAAAGAACTTGTGAGCTCATTAGCTCTACTAATTTTATGGTAAAAGCCATtccaaagctgtatttttcttcagcattatCCTTGCGTCGGTGGGTCAGAAAGAACTAGGTGTGATTAAGAAAAtccatttgcagaaaaaaagagttaaagaATAGATGTTACAACAGATGATTTACTCCAGCATGTTGGGATGAAGACAATGAGCTGTGCTTACCCCACAGCTTGGTATTTTAGGCTGTGTATCTTGGGGTAACTCAGCACCCGGGGTGTTACCCCCAGTGTCCAGGCATTTTCTGACTGATTTCTAACAAAACAACCCTCCTGCGTAGTTTATTGCTTGCCAGAAAGGAGCCACTTGGGAAAAGTTTATGTGTCTCAGCCATCTGTGGTGATCATTGCCAGATAGAAAAAGTCATGTTATGATGCCATTGATCTGTATCTGTTGACGTTATTTGTACGTTAACAGCTGATGTGTacagctggctggctgctgaAAGTACATGCTTCTCCCTTCAGCCATCTCTCATaatgcagcagaggaaaaggttTGGTCACTTCAATCAATTACAATAGTCAGTAGTGACGAGCAGGGTGGATGTATTCTATGGAAAGAGAAGacttaaaggaaaatacagtgtCTATTGAC from Pelecanus crispus isolate bPelCri1 chromosome 5, bPelCri1.pri, whole genome shotgun sequence encodes the following:
- the MRPL37 gene encoding large ribosomal subunit protein mL37 — encoded protein: MAAAAGPAALRRAGAAARGRGILTRGILTRGAPPRHRGPLPRTPWTTRGPPPEELARVVERRPVREQVELDTITYAGRQHFVPGLARPRFPPWDRGWHDPWHSPGPRYEEMPLYKERGCYICHQGVRMLEGVRQAQWLTKTKLVEGLPPSVLGIIDNPAHQLEDHEERVKRAISHARLWDTTEVAPRREHYCPVLFEDLIHLCRLMSMKYPSLTKRMLSRNYKISATWERESILLQVRGLNGILMNSMAPIPPVASKEEILATEEHVLETFYPISPTIDLQEANVYRELNDTGFRDGYPYSHPHTVFFLESANIRPNRFRPEQLRAKMLMFAFGNALAKAKVLYGNDPKVLEQPVVVQSVGTDGQLFQFMVFQLNTTDLVSSDGIKNLVWIDSDQNLYEKAQCIPEVKKRVVTKPTGIYGFQPDTFKKFLALYLHGTV